From the genome of Planctomycetia bacterium:
ACCCGCGCACCGTTCGCGCCGCCGCGCATGTCGGAACCGCGGAACGTGGACGCCGACGCCCAGGCCGTCGCCACAAGCTGCGAGACAGGCAGCCCGGAGGCCAGGATCTTGCTCTTGAGCGCAGCAATATCCTGCGCGTCGATCAAGGGATGATTCACGGCGGGAATGGGGTCCTGCCAGATGAGTTCTTCCTGAGGGACTTCCGGACCGAGGTAACGCACACGCGGGCCCATGTCGCGATGCGTCAATTTGAACCACGCGCGCGCGAACGCTTCGGCAAGCTGGCTCGGATTCTCCAAAAAACGCCGCGAGATTTTCTCGTAGGCCGGGTCAAAACGCAGCGCCAGGTCCGTCGTCAGCATCGACGGAGCGATCCGCTTCGAGGCATCATGTGCATGCGGCACGGTGCCCGCCCCGGCGCCGTTCTTGGGCGTCCATTGGTTAGCGCCGGCCGGGCTCTTCGTAAGCTCCCATTCGTAGCCGAACAGGTTCTCGAAGAAGTTATTGCTCCATTTCGTCGGCGTCGTGGTCCAAGTGACTTCCAGACCGCTGGTGATCGCGTCGCCCCCGGCGCCCGTGCCGAAGTCGTTCCGCCAGCCGAGCCCCTGCTCCGTGAGGCAAGCCGCTTCCGGTTCGACGCCCACGTGAGTCGCCGGCGCGGCGCCGTGCGTCTTGCCGAAAGAATGCCCGCCGGCGATGAGGGCGACCGTTTCCTCGTCGTTCATAGCCATGCGCTCGAACGTCTCCCGGATGTCATGCGCCGCGGCAACTGGATCCGGATTGCCGTCCGGACCTTCGGGATTGACGTAAATCAGGCCCATCTGCACCGCGGCCAGCGGATTTTCCAACTTGCGTCCGTGCATTTGCCCGTCGGCCTTGTCGTCAGACACCAACACGCCGCCCGCTTTTTCCACTCCCTCAGAACCATGTTTGTAGCGAACATCGCCCCCCAGCCATGTCGTTTCCGCGCCCCAATAAACGTCCAGATCCGGCTCCCAGACATCCTCGCGTCCGCCGCCGAAACCGAAGGTCTTGAAACCCATCGTTTCCAGTGCGACGTTGCCGGTCAGGATCATCAAGTCGGCCCAGGAAATCTGGCGGCCGTACTTTTGCTTGATGGGCCACAGCAGCCGGCGCGCCTTGTCGAGGCTTACATTGTCCGGCCAACTGTTGAGCGGCGCGAAACGCTGCTGGCCCCGGCCTCCGCCGCCACGACCGTCTCCGGTCCGGTAAGTGCCGGCCGAGTGCCACGCCATACGAATGAACAACGGACCGTAGTGGCCAAAGTCCGCGGGCCACCAATCCTGCGAGTCGGTCATCAACGCCGCGAGATCCTGCTTCACCGCCGCGAGGT
Proteins encoded in this window:
- the katG gene encoding catalase/peroxidase HPI is translated as MAADTQTRFKHAAGGGTSDRDWWPNQLRVDLLRQHSSKSDPMGEDFCYAEAFKSLDLAAVKQDLAALMTDSQDWWPADFGHYGPLFIRMAWHSAGTYRTGDGRGGGGRGQQRFAPLNSWPDNVSLDKARRLLWPIKQKYGRQISWADLMILTGNVALETMGFKTFGFGGGREDVWEPDLDVYWGAETTWLGGDVRYKHGSEGVEKAGGVLVSDDKADGQMHGRKLENPLAAVQMGLIYVNPEGPDGNPDPVAAAHDIRETFERMAMNDEETVALIAGGHSFGKTHGAAPATHVGVEPEAACLTEQGLGWRNDFGTGAGGDAITSGLEVTWTTTPTKWSNNFFENLFGYEWELTKSPAGANQWTPKNGAGAGTVPHAHDASKRIAPSMLTTDLALRFDPAYEKISRRFLENPSQLAEAFARAWFKLTHRDMGPRVRYLGPEVPQEELIWQDPIPAVNHPLIDAQDIAALKSKILASGLPVSQLVATAWASASTFRGSDMRGGANGARVRLAPQKNWEVNQPAQLATVLKTLEDIQSAFNSAQPGGKKVSLADLIVLAGCAAVEQAAKNAGHDVAVPFAPWRMDASQEQTDVESFEVLEPIADGFRNYLKGKYTVPAETLLIDKAQLLTLTAPEMTVLLGGLRVLNTNAGQVRHGVFTKRPEALTNDFFINLLDMRTQWKPVSSDADVFEGRDCKSGELKWTGTRVDLIFGSNSQLRAVAEVYGSSDAEKKFVQDFVAAWTKVMNLDRFDRA